A part of Flavobacteriaceae bacterium GSB9 genomic DNA contains:
- a CDS encoding P-II family nitrogen regulator, whose translation MKKIEAIIRKSKFNVVKEALHEVGVNFFSYWDVTGLGNEKEGHVYRGISYSTSDIQRRYLSIVVNDDFAEAAINAILQSASTGEVGDGKIFVSNMEEAYRIRTGSKGGDTLN comes from the coding sequence ATGAAAAAAATTGAAGCAATTATAAGAAAGTCAAAATTCAATGTCGTTAAAGAAGCCCTGCACGAAGTTGGCGTAAACTTTTTTTCCTATTGGGATGTCACGGGATTGGGTAACGAAAAAGAAGGTCATGTATATCGAGGTATTTCTTATAGCACCAGTGATATCCAAAGAAGGTATTTGTCTATAGTGGTTAATGATGACTTTGCTGAGGCTGCAATAAATGCCATACTACAATCGGCAAGTACGGGGGAAGTGGGCGATGGTAAAATCTTTGTGTCAAATATGGAAGAGGCTTACCGTATACGCACAGGAAGTAAAGGCGGTGATACTTTAAATTAA
- a CDS encoding CBS domain-containing protein encodes MGIKSFQGSRRQQSNTADTQSLTVSDYMTTDLITFTPDQSIESVMEAIIKNRISGGPVVNDKHELVGIISEGDCIKQISESRYYNMPMQDQTIERHMVQNVETIDGNMNIFDAANKFLSAKRRRFPIVENGKLVGQISQKDILKAAMQLKGHTWK; translated from the coding sequence ATGGGAATAAAGAGTTTTCAAGGATCTAGAAGGCAGCAATCAAACACTGCCGATACACAGTCATTAACGGTTAGCGATTACATGACTACCGACCTCATTACGTTTACACCAGACCAAAGTATAGAAAGCGTTATGGAAGCCATAATAAAAAATAGAATTTCAGGCGGGCCAGTAGTTAACGATAAACATGAGTTGGTTGGTATTATTTCTGAAGGCGATTGCATTAAACAAATTAGTGAGAGCCGCTATTACAATATGCCCATGCAAGACCAAACCATTGAAAGACATATGGTACAAAATGTTGAAACTATTGATGGCAACATGAATATTTTTGACGCGGCCAACAAGTTTTTGAGTGCAAAAAGACGTCGATTCCCCATCGTTGAAAATGGTAAATTAGTAGGACAAATAAGTCAAAAAGATATCCTTAAAGCTGCAATGCAGTTAAAAGGTCATACTTGGAAATAG
- the nadB gene encoding L-aspartate oxidase: MTSDYLVIGSGVAGLTFSVKIAEKFPDRKVVIVTKADEDESNTKYAQGGVAIVLNKEDDSFKKHIKDTLIAGDGLCKESVVEMVVKEGPDRLEELLLWGANFDVDDAGKFDLGKEGGHSEYRIVHHKDITGYEIERALLQRAHQLPNITILPHHFAIDLVTNHHVKNTSFEELTCYGAYILDQKTGKIFTLRAKSTLLASGGIGCVYGHTTNPVIATGDGIAMAYRAKAKIKDMEFVQFHPTALYEAKGESSFLISEAVRGFGAYLRNKKGHRFMPDYDDRAELASRDIVSQSIDSELKKSGDTNVYLDCTHLDMVSFKSHFPNIYNECLKRHINVETDWIPVVPASHYLCGGIKVNKKGKTSIVNLFACGECSRTGLHGANRLASNSLLEALVYAHNIFKYHSKHQVEVANVDIPDWNDEGTTITKEHVLIQHNLKELQALMRDYVGIVRSNKRLKRAVKRIELIHDEVEDLYKESKITTSLCELRNMINIAHLIIAQSLKRTENKGGYFNVDNVKK, from the coding sequence ATGACTTCAGATTATCTCGTCATAGGTTCAGGTGTCGCAGGTTTAACGTTCTCTGTTAAAATTGCTGAAAAGTTTCCCGATAGGAAAGTGGTCATCGTTACAAAGGCCGATGAAGACGAATCGAACACGAAATACGCCCAAGGAGGTGTGGCTATTGTTTTAAATAAAGAAGACGATTCTTTTAAAAAACATATAAAAGACACCTTGATTGCTGGTGACGGTTTGTGTAAGGAAAGTGTGGTGGAAATGGTCGTTAAAGAAGGACCAGACAGACTTGAGGAACTCTTGCTCTGGGGGGCCAATTTTGATGTTGATGATGCCGGTAAGTTTGATTTGGGAAAAGAAGGTGGGCATTCAGAATACCGCATCGTACACCATAAAGATATTACGGGTTATGAAATAGAACGTGCTTTGTTGCAAAGAGCGCATCAGTTGCCCAACATAACAATATTACCTCACCATTTTGCTATTGATTTGGTAACCAACCACCATGTTAAAAATACATCATTTGAAGAGTTGACTTGCTATGGGGCGTATATACTTGACCAAAAGACTGGTAAAATATTTACCCTAAGGGCTAAAAGTACGTTGTTGGCTTCGGGTGGAATAGGTTGTGTGTATGGTCATACCACAAATCCTGTTATTGCTACTGGCGATGGTATAGCCATGGCTTATCGTGCAAAGGCGAAAATAAAAGATATGGAGTTTGTGCAGTTTCATCCTACGGCACTTTATGAGGCTAAAGGGGAGTCGTCTTTTTTAATTTCAGAAGCCGTGCGCGGTTTTGGGGCTTACTTACGAAATAAAAAAGGGCATCGGTTTATGCCCGACTACGATGATAGAGCCGAATTGGCGTCTCGCGATATAGTTTCCCAAAGTATAGATAGTGAGCTGAAAAAATCTGGTGACACTAATGTATATCTTGATTGTACACATTTGGATATGGTATCTTTCAAGAGCCATTTTCCAAATATATATAATGAATGTTTAAAGCGCCATATAAATGTTGAAACTGATTGGATTCCTGTGGTACCTGCATCGCACTATTTATGTGGTGGTATAAAAGTCAATAAAAAAGGAAAAACAAGTATTGTTAATTTATTCGCTTGTGGTGAATGTTCCAGAACGGGGCTGCACGGTGCCAATAGGCTAGCCTCAAACTCACTTTTAGAGGCTTTGGTTTATGCTCACAATATTTTTAAATACCATTCAAAGCATCAGGTTGAGGTTGCCAATGTTGATATTCCCGATTGGAACGATGAAGGAACTACCATAACCAAAGAGCATGTTTTAATTCAGCATAACTTAAAAGAGTTACAGGCCTTGATGCGCGATTATGTTGGTATTGTAAGGAGTAATAAACGCCTAAAACGTGCAGTAAAACGCATTGAATTAATACACGATGAAGTTGAGGATTTATATAAAGAGTCTAAAATCACCACGTCGTTGTGTGAGTTGAGAAACATGATTAATATTGCGCACCTTATTATTGCACAGTCGTTAAAACGAACCGAAAATAAAGGCGGGTATTTTAATGTTGACAATGTAAAAAAGTAA
- a CDS encoding porin has translation MFFVASCLFAQEEASKLTISGSVDAYYQTYLTAPDNVGATFGTAFAGKSGFALGMGNIIASYEGEKVGAVLDLVTGPRGAGATFNTDIVDGIVNQAYVYWNVSEGTTLTFGRWNTFLGYEVIAPAANFNYSCSYLFSSGPFSHMGLKADFALSEDVSLMLAVTNPWDTNDVSMTGEYALGAQLGAYGQYLNLYYDSGNNGGLGFEIDYTGGFDLSDAFFLGINAAYNDNDGSGFYGAALYPQVATSDSFSIGLRGEYFAIHGDGDDLPSVFATTLTGSYTVDNLIIKPEIRLDALTNQDDGQFYGNFVDSDGVGTDSLAAFTLAAIVTF, from the coding sequence ATGTTCTTTGTAGCAAGTTGTCTATTTGCCCAAGAGGAAGCTAGCAAGCTTACTATTAGTGGTAGTGTTGATGCTTACTATCAAACGTATTTAACGGCTCCAGATAATGTGGGTGCAACTTTCGGTACTGCATTTGCCGGTAAATCTGGTTTTGCTTTAGGTATGGGTAACATCATTGCAAGCTACGAAGGCGAAAAAGTAGGTGCAGTTCTTGATTTAGTTACTGGACCAAGAGGTGCTGGAGCTACTTTTAATACTGATATTGTTGATGGTATTGTGAATCAAGCGTATGTTTACTGGAATGTATCTGAAGGTACTACATTAACATTTGGTAGATGGAATACTTTTTTAGGTTATGAGGTTATTGCTCCTGCAGCAAACTTTAACTACAGCTGCTCTTATTTATTTTCTAGTGGACCTTTTTCTCATATGGGTTTAAAAGCAGACTTTGCTTTATCTGAAGATGTAAGCTTAATGTTAGCTGTTACCAATCCATGGGATACTAATGATGTTTCTATGACTGGTGAGTATGCACTAGGTGCTCAATTAGGGGCTTACGGACAATACCTTAATTTATATTACGATAGCGGAAACAATGGTGGTTTAGGTTTTGAAATCGATTATACAGGTGGTTTTGATTTGTCAGATGCTTTCTTCTTAGGTATTAATGCAGCTTACAATGATAATGATGGTTCTGGTTTTTATGGGGCGGCACTTTATCCGCAAGTAGCTACTTCTGATAGCTTTTCAATAGGGTTAAGAGGTGAATATTTTGCTATCCATGGAGATGGAGATGATTTACCATCTGTTTTTGCTACAACTTTAACAGGGAGCTATACTGTAGACAACTTGATTATTAAACCAGAAATTAGATTAGATGCTTTAACTAATCAAGACGATGGTCAATTTTACGGAAACTTTGTTGACAGCGATGGAGTTGGTACCGATAGTTTAGCTGCATTTACTTTAGCTGCCATAGTAACATTCTAA
- the nadA gene encoding quinolinate synthase NadA produces MDLVKEIKRLKEEKNAVILAHYYQVGEIQDIADYVGDSLGLSQKAAETDADIIVFAGVHFMAETAKILNPSKTVVLPDLNAGCSLADSCPPEAFEKFTKAHPDHVVITYVNCSAEIKALSDIVCTSSNALKIVESVPKDTPIIFAPDRNLGRYIINETGRDMLLWDGSCVVHEAFSMDKLIELHKKYPDYKIIAHPESETHILDTATYIGSTSGMINYVKAHQDQKFIVATEAGILHKMQQEMPNTEMVPAPAKEDNTCACSECHFMKMNTLQKLYNCLLNESPQIDVNPAIIDRALLPIERMLELSK; encoded by the coding sequence ATGGATTTAGTTAAAGAAATTAAAAGGCTAAAAGAAGAAAAGAATGCAGTAATTCTGGCACACTATTATCAAGTGGGTGAAATACAGGATATTGCAGATTATGTTGGAGATAGTTTAGGCTTATCGCAAAAGGCGGCAGAAACAGATGCCGATATTATAGTTTTTGCTGGTGTACATTTTATGGCTGAAACAGCTAAAATTTTAAACCCTAGCAAAACCGTTGTGTTGCCCGATTTAAATGCAGGGTGTTCTTTGGCCGACTCATGTCCTCCAGAAGCTTTCGAAAAATTTACTAAGGCGCATCCAGACCATGTGGTTATAACCTATGTAAACTGTTCTGCTGAAATTAAGGCCCTTAGCGATATTGTGTGCACGTCGTCGAATGCCTTAAAAATAGTTGAATCTGTACCAAAAGATACACCAATTATTTTTGCGCCCGATAGAAACCTGGGGCGTTATATCATCAACGAAACGGGAAGAGATATGTTGCTTTGGGATGGCAGTTGCGTAGTGCATGAAGCCTTTTCAATGGATAAGTTAATTGAACTTCATAAAAAATATCCCGATTATAAGATTATTGCGCATCCAGAATCTGAAACCCATATTTTAGATACGGCCACCTACATTGGCTCTACGTCAGGAATGATTAACTACGTAAAAGCACATCAAGACCAAAAGTTTATCGTGGCAACCGAAGCCGGTATTCTCCATAAAATGCAACAGGAAATGCCCAATACCGAAATGGTTCCGGCTCCTGCCAAAGAAGATAATACTTGTGCATGTAGCGAGTGCCACTTTATGAAAATGAATACGCTTCAAAAATTATACAACTGCTTGTTAAACGAGTCTCCACAAATTGATGTAAACCCTGCTATAATAGACCGTGCATTGCTGCCCATTGAGCGTATGTTGGAGTTGTCAAAATAA
- a CDS encoding ammonium transporter: MSILNVPLIMQDTAAIEGDMGMLWMLISGILVFFMQAGFFLVESGMTDSKNAVNIAMKNFLDIAVGSLAFWFIGYSLMYGADQGGGWFHWGGFIFSQGAADLFFQTVFAATAATIVSGAIAGRTKYTTYAIFSVLLTAFIYPIAGGWEWNGGWLNNTDGIMPAEFIDFAGSSIVHSVGGWAALVAAWMVGPRIGKFLNGKPIEMHGHNQMYATLGVFILWLGWFGFNGGSQLAWGGDDATAASQVVLVTNLAAAAGALGALFFTWFKNGKPNLSMTLNGALAGLVSITAGCGNMTEGGAVLAGLIGGLLVVFSIGFIEKTLKIDDAVGAISVHGVAGAWGTLVIGLWGVDGDAGIGILNGGGAAQLGAQAIGVVAYAVWAIALSFIFLYIMKVTVGLRVSEKEEIDGLDWAEHGSIAYPGKRQREIEE; the protein is encoded by the coding sequence ATGTCAATATTAAATGTGCCCCTTATAATGCAAGATACCGCCGCGATAGAAGGCGATATGGGAATGCTTTGGATGCTTATTTCAGGTATTCTAGTATTCTTTATGCAAGCTGGATTCTTTTTAGTTGAGTCTGGTATGACCGATTCAAAGAATGCGGTAAACATCGCCATGAAAAACTTCTTGGACATTGCAGTAGGTTCTTTGGCTTTCTGGTTCATAGGATATTCGTTAATGTATGGTGCCGATCAAGGTGGCGGTTGGTTCCACTGGGGTGGTTTTATTTTTTCTCAAGGCGCTGCCGATTTATTCTTCCAAACGGTATTTGCGGCAACTGCAGCAACTATTGTTTCGGGTGCTATTGCGGGAAGAACAAAATATACAACATACGCCATCTTTAGTGTTTTGTTAACGGCTTTCATTTACCCAATTGCCGGCGGATGGGAATGGAATGGCGGATGGTTAAATAATACCGATGGTATTATGCCAGCCGAATTTATCGATTTCGCAGGGTCTTCAATCGTTCACTCTGTAGGTGGATGGGCTGCTTTGGTAGCAGCATGGATGGTAGGTCCAAGAATTGGTAAATTCCTTAACGGTAAACCCATTGAAATGCATGGTCATAACCAAATGTACGCTACTTTAGGTGTGTTTATCCTATGGTTAGGATGGTTTGGTTTTAACGGTGGTTCTCAGTTAGCTTGGGGTGGCGATGATGCTACTGCTGCTTCGCAAGTGGTGCTTGTAACAAACTTAGCTGCTGCAGCTGGTGCATTAGGAGCTTTATTCTTTACATGGTTTAAAAACGGCAAACCAAACTTAAGTATGACCTTGAATGGTGCGCTTGCTGGTTTGGTTAGTATAACTGCTGGTTGTGGTAACATGACAGAGGGTGGTGCTGTATTAGCTGGATTAATAGGAGGCTTGCTAGTTGTATTCTCAATAGGTTTCATTGAAAAAACATTAAAAATTGATGATGCGGTTGGTGCCATATCTGTTCACGGTGTAGCTGGAGCCTGGGGTACTTTAGTAATAGGCCTTTGGGGTGTTGACGGTGATGCTGGTATAGGTATACTTAACGGTGGTGGCGCTGCTCAATTAGGTGCTCAAGCTATTGGAGTTGTTGCATATGCAGTTTGGGCTATAGCACTATCTTTTATATTCCTATATATTATGAAAGTAACTGTAGGGCTTAGAGTATCTGAAAAAGAAGAGATTGATGGTCTTGACTGGGCCGAGCATGGTTCAATTGCCTACCCTGGTAAGAGACAAAGAGAAATTGAAGAGTAA
- the amt gene encoding ammonium transporter, with translation MEGLFTANNVWMMICTALVFFMHTGFAFLEIGLTRQKNTINILFKNIFIITVGLLLYYIAGFNLMYPGFAEGSAGVFDFAGFGIAPPENGMTPEYADGGYTWWTDFLFQGMFAATAATIVSGAVAERIKIGPFMVFTVLYVGVVYPIAGSWKWGGGFLDQLGFYDFAGSTLVHSVGGWAALVAVWLLGARIGKFKNGKAQAIPGHSIPMATAGVLILWLGWFGFNGGSVLSADPELTSLTLVTTCLAAAAGGVVAAFVSFLKYKNLDLTMFLNGILGGLVGITAGADVMTPESAILIGAIAGALIVFAVSFIDAIKLDDPVGAIAVHLVCGIWGTLAVGIFSTNPDHTFIAQLTGVACYAGICLVSSFLIFFVLKKTVGIRVPEKEELEGLDAHEHGMDAYPDFRLNEH, from the coding sequence ATGGAAGGATTATTTACAGCTAACAACGTATGGATGATGATCTGTACAGCATTGGTTTTCTTTATGCATACTGGTTTTGCATTTTTAGAAATCGGACTAACAAGACAAAAGAATACAATAAACATATTATTTAAAAACATATTTATTATTACCGTAGGGTTATTGCTTTATTACATAGCGGGTTTTAACCTAATGTACCCAGGTTTTGCTGAAGGTTCTGCAGGGGTATTTGATTTTGCAGGATTTGGGATAGCGCCACCCGAAAATGGAATGACACCTGAATACGCCGATGGCGGTTACACATGGTGGACCGACTTCTTATTTCAGGGTATGTTTGCTGCAACTGCCGCAACCATCGTTTCGGGAGCTGTTGCAGAACGTATAAAAATAGGACCTTTTATGGTGTTTACCGTATTGTATGTAGGTGTTGTTTACCCTATTGCCGGATCTTGGAAATGGGGCGGTGGATTCTTAGACCAACTTGGTTTTTATGATTTCGCAGGTTCTACATTAGTACATTCAGTTGGCGGATGGGCTGCTTTGGTTGCCGTTTGGTTGCTGGGTGCTAGAATTGGGAAATTCAAAAACGGAAAAGCACAAGCTATTCCAGGGCATAGTATTCCTATGGCTACTGCCGGTGTACTTATCTTATGGTTAGGATGGTTTGGGTTTAACGGAGGTTCTGTGCTTTCAGCCGACCCGGAATTAACATCGTTAACTTTAGTTACAACGTGTTTAGCTGCAGCAGCAGGAGGTGTAGTGGCTGCTTTTGTATCGTTCTTAAAGTACAAAAATCTAGACTTGACCATGTTCTTAAATGGTATATTAGGTGGTTTGGTTGGTATTACTGCTGGAGCCGATGTAATGACACCAGAGAGCGCAATACTTATTGGTGCTATAGCTGGGGCGCTTATCGTGTTTGCGGTTAGCTTCATTGATGCCATTAAGCTTGATGACCCTGTTGGTGCTATCGCTGTACACTTAGTATGTGGTATTTGGGGAACATTGGCCGTTGGTATTTTCTCAACCAACCCAGACCATACATTTATAGCCCAATTAACAGGTGTGGCTTGTTATGCTGGTATTTGTTTAGTGTCCTCTTTCTTGATTTTCTTTGTGTTGAAGAAAACAGTAGGTATAAGAGTTCCTGAAAAAGAAGAGTTAGAAGGCTTAGATGCGCATGAGCACGGCATGGATGCTTATCCAGATTTTAGATTGAATGAGCATTAA
- the ssb gene encoding single-stranded DNA-binding protein has translation MSTLRNKVRLIGNLGNDPEIINLESDKTLAKFNIATNESYTNNKGEKITDTQWHNIVAWGKTAEIIEKYVSKGKEVAIEGKLTSRSYDDKDGNKRYITEIVCSELLMLGK, from the coding sequence ATGAGCACACTAAGAAACAAAGTACGGTTGATTGGAAATTTAGGAAACGATCCAGAAATCATCAATCTTGAATCGGATAAAACATTGGCTAAATTCAATATTGCTACAAACGAAAGCTATACCAATAACAAAGGAGAAAAAATAACCGACACCCAATGGCACAACATAGTCGCTTGGGGCAAAACGGCTGAAATTATTGAAAAATATGTCTCAAAAGGTAAAGAGGTTGCCATTGAAGGCAAACTAACATCGCGCAGTTACGACGACAAAGATGGAAACAAACGCTACATCACCGAAATTGTGTGCAGCGAACTGCTTATGCTTGGCAAATAA
- a CDS encoding phosphoenolpyruvate carboxylase translates to MSVEPKLKRFNQSVLSKYQIYNSIFMTLPFDSVTKTGVLLPLFHETCEKGFKQGDDPTTIVDTFFKKYQARRTKESQINLLFRFIQYIERQVVLFDAIEDAAFPVVNNMEGVGTLRNLKGSAISEDKIQELKEYLEEFKVRIVLTAHPTQFYPGSVLGIITDLTKAIEENNLSEINNLFGQLGKTPFFKHKKPTPYDEAKSLIWYLENVFYHSFSEIYNYIQQNIFTDEKKHNEIINIGFWPGGDRDGNPFVKPDTTIKVANKLKQSVLKKYYEDLKKLRRKLTFRGVEDRIIKLETILYNYSIDLNTKKTIDSQELINELLSIRNLIIEEHQSLYVKEINDLINKVHMFGYNFATLDIRQDSRIHHSVFTTVIDYLIETGSSSFPKNYHELSESEQIEILSKADDTIEHLDVFEDEMVYNTLKTISAIKDIQESNGERGANRYIISNNQTALNVMQLFAMLKIVAFRDELTVDVVPLFETITDLENAPSVMEQLYTNPEYMAHLKARGMKQTIMLGFSDGTKDGGYLMANWGIYKAKELLTEMSRKYDITAIFFDGRGGPPARGGGKTHQFYASLGPTIEDKEVQLTIQGQTISSNFGTLNSSQYNLEQLISSGLMNKLKEKNKMSDEDRVVMSDLAETSYQTYKDFKSHPMFIPYLERMSTLKYYAKTNIGSRPSKRGTSDKLVFSDLRAIPFVGSWSQLKQNVPGFFGVGTALKKYEDKGEFDKVEQLYNNSKFFKTLLENSMMSLTKSFFDLTKYMAKDEEFGEFWNIIHEEYLTTQRLLLKLTGYKELMENEPSGKASIQVRESIVLPLLTIQQYALKKVQEFEKAGIDNDEKKIFEKIVTRSLFGNINASRNSA, encoded by the coding sequence ATGTCAGTAGAACCAAAATTAAAGAGATTCAACCAGAGTGTTTTGTCAAAATACCAAATATACAACAGTATATTTATGACCTTACCCTTCGATTCGGTTACAAAAACAGGCGTTTTGCTTCCGTTATTTCACGAAACTTGTGAAAAGGGGTTTAAACAAGGGGACGACCCAACTACCATCGTTGATACTTTTTTCAAAAAATATCAAGCTCGCCGTACAAAAGAAAGCCAAATTAACTTACTCTTCAGGTTTATTCAGTACATCGAACGTCAAGTTGTACTGTTTGACGCCATTGAAGACGCGGCTTTTCCAGTCGTTAACAATATGGAAGGCGTAGGTACGTTAAGAAACTTAAAGGGATCGGCCATTTCTGAAGACAAAATACAAGAGCTTAAAGAATACCTTGAGGAGTTTAAGGTTAGAATTGTATTAACAGCCCACCCTACCCAATTTTATCCAGGTTCGGTTTTGGGGATTATTACAGACCTAACAAAAGCCATTGAAGAAAACAACCTTTCTGAAATCAATAATTTGTTTGGCCAATTAGGTAAAACACCGTTTTTCAAACACAAAAAGCCAACCCCTTACGATGAGGCAAAAAGTTTAATTTGGTACTTAGAGAATGTATTTTACCACTCATTCAGCGAAATATACAATTACATTCAGCAAAACATCTTTACAGATGAAAAAAAGCACAACGAAATTATAAATATTGGATTTTGGCCAGGTGGCGACCGCGACGGAAACCCATTTGTTAAACCCGATACGACAATAAAAGTTGCCAATAAATTAAAACAATCAGTTCTTAAAAAATACTACGAAGACCTTAAAAAGCTTAGAAGAAAGCTAACCTTCAGAGGTGTAGAAGACCGCATTATAAAATTGGAGACCATACTATACAATTACAGTATAGACCTTAATACCAAAAAAACAATTGATTCGCAAGAATTGATAAATGAGCTTTTGAGTATTCGCAACCTTATTATTGAAGAACATCAATCACTTTACGTTAAAGAGATAAACGACTTAATAAACAAAGTGCACATGTTTGGTTACAATTTTGCCACACTTGACATAAGGCAAGATAGCCGCATACACCACTCTGTTTTCACAACGGTTATAGACTATTTAATAGAAACGGGAAGCTCTTCATTCCCTAAAAACTACCACGAACTTTCTGAAAGCGAACAAATAGAAATTCTCTCTAAGGCAGACGACACCATAGAACATTTGGATGTGTTTGAAGATGAAATGGTTTACAATACCTTAAAAACCATTTCTGCAATTAAAGACATTCAAGAAAGTAATGGTGAGCGCGGTGCAAACCGATACATTATTAGCAACAACCAAACGGCACTTAACGTTATGCAGCTATTTGCTATGCTTAAGATTGTAGCCTTTAGAGACGAGTTAACTGTTGATGTGGTTCCTTTGTTTGAAACTATTACCGATTTAGAAAATGCACCAAGCGTTATGGAGCAATTATATACAAACCCAGAGTATATGGCCCACCTAAAAGCTAGAGGCATGAAACAAACTATTATGTTAGGTTTCTCTGACGGTACAAAAGACGGCGGTTACTTAATGGCCAATTGGGGCATTTATAAAGCAAAAGAATTACTAACCGAAATGTCCAGAAAATACGATATTACCGCAATTTTCTTTGACGGCCGTGGCGGACCACCAGCACGTGGTGGTGGAAAAACACATCAGTTCTATGCCTCATTAGGCCCTACTATTGAAGACAAAGAAGTACAGCTTACCATACAAGGGCAAACCATTAGCTCTAATTTTGGCACGCTAAACTCGTCGCAATATAACCTTGAGCAATTAATTAGTTCTGGCCTTATGAACAAGCTTAAGGAAAAAAATAAAATGTCTGATGAAGACAGGGTAGTTATGAGCGATTTGGCAGAGACCAGCTACCAAACTTATAAAGATTTTAAAAGCCACCCAATGTTTATCCCATATTTGGAGCGCATGAGTACTTTAAAATACTATGCTAAAACCAACATTGGAAGTAGACCTTCTAAAAGAGGGACCTCAGATAAATTAGTGTTTTCAGATTTACGCGCCATTCCGTTTGTGGGATCTTGGAGCCAGTTAAAACAAAATGTACCAGGTTTCTTCGGTGTGGGTACGGCGTTAAAAAAATATGAAGACAAAGGGGAGTTTGACAAAGTTGAACAGCTTTACAACAACTCTAAATTCTTTAAAACACTGTTAGAAAACAGTATGATGTCCTTAACAAAATCGTTCTTCGACCTTACCAAATACATGGCCAAAGACGAAGAGTTTGGCGAGTTTTGGAACATTATACACGAAGAATACTTAACAACACAAAGGCTGTTGCTAAAATTAACAGGCTATAAAGAACTAATGGAAAACGAACCTTCGGGCAAAGCTTCCATTCAGGTTAGGGAATCTATTGTATTACCGTTGCTAACTATTCAGCAATACGCCCTTAAAAAGGTTCAAGAGTTTGAAAAAGCAGGCATTGACAATGACGAGAAAAAGATTTTTGAAAAAATTGTTACGCGTTCGTTGTTTGGTAATATAAACGCCAGCAGAAATTCTGCATAA
- a CDS encoding P-II family nitrogen regulator: protein MKKIEAIIRKSKYSVVKEALHEVGVNFFSYWDVTGLGNEKEGHVYRGVSYSTSDIQRRFLSIVVNDDFAEKTIETIINSAGTGEVGDGKIFVSDVEQCYRIRTGEKGGETLK, encoded by the coding sequence ATGAAAAAAATTGAAGCAATCATTAGAAAATCAAAATACAGCGTTGTAAAAGAGGCGTTACACGAAGTTGGTGTAAACTTTTTTTCCTACTGGGACGTAACCGGTCTTGGTAATGAAAAAGAAGGCCATGTTTACAGGGGGGTGTCGTACAGCACTAGCGATATTCAACGTCGTTTTTTATCGATAGTGGTTAATGACGATTTTGCAGAAAAAACTATTGAAACCATTATAAATTCAGCCGGAACTGGCGAAGTGGGAGATGGTAAAATTTTTGTATCAGATGTTGAACAATGTTACAGAATAAGAACAGGAGAAAAAGGCGGAGAAACTTTAAAATAA